The genomic region tcctcctcctccccttcttcctcctcctcctcttcttcctcctcttcctcctcctcttcttcctcttcctcttcctcctcctcgtcttcctcctcctcctcctcctcctcatgtaCATGATGCAGAACATTCGCTGATTGCTGCACTTTAATTTCTGAACGTGTGCCTCGAATCATTCTTCATGTTcatatctgtttttatataGAAACAAAGAGACGCTGAACGACGTCTTCGTGTTGTGCATTTGCAGTCGTTTTCTTTTATCTAATTAagaacataattttgaataatatctatgataataataagaataataaagaGAAATGTATGGAATTTGAAACTTGGAcctatttgtttttattcttatttagtttgtgtgtgtgtgtgtgtatatttgatTTACTgattactttgttttatttacgcACTAACTATCAAACTAGGCCAGTGATCAAACCTTAAAGAACTagtttgaaatgtattttatagtaattgttttggggtcttttttgaATAGACAAATAAggaaatgttgaaaacattttcacaaacactttttattaaaatttaaaaaatcttttagaataaaaacaggCACAGCCACACTTTTCAATCAAAGCTTCACACTGAAAATTCAAttacacaacaaataaaaatataaaaataaaactttttttggatatgcagaaactggtggaaaataaaatcacgtgtttttaataatttgtatttacagatttttctcGCTAAAATTCATATCcatcattagatttttttttggaagaagaATCAATGATTAAATTCATTAATGcataataaactgaataaaatcgataaacattttttaaacgtaaattaatttctcttttattaaaaaactgtttcagccttattttctgtttggtcACGTTTATATCCTCAACCATTAAATCCAGTTTATcccaaatacaacaaaacaaaacaaatccaaaatcACTGTAACTACGTGTTCATGCTCGCTGACAGAAAAAACAGCGCGGTGATGTTTTCTACCTGATACACAAAGATAAacatctcttctttttttgtttgtgaacGCAGAGCTTATGATGTATATTTATTGTATGCCAGAGTTTATAATTACACAATGAACTTTAGTTTACATAAACTGTTCAAAGGTTGGAAATCTGAATTTGGAatgaaaagtaatttttaaaatgcaaaaaatcatCCAGCACAcataaaatgtatacattttctCAGCAAGAGTAACGGAAACCTTCAGTCATTCAAACATCTTTATACTCTGGAAGTTTTATTACTGCTTAGGGAGGGAAAATtagatgaaatgttaaaaatgatttattttttttaaataaaagaacaaagtcAAAATTATGATCTATGAAGACAAGATACTGAGAGAGTaaaaactgatgtttgtttttttatatttggctTTTTCCAGTCacctaaaataccacctcatgccagTGTGAACACGCTTCTGTGATAAACGGGACATTTCTCAAAGCTGACGTGTTTCCATcgggtgtattttatattcacaatatcagtgtgtgcagtttgagggtggatggaaacctgcctacctTTACTATCTGtaagtgcttttaaaaacattccaGTTTGTATTTCAGATATTTATCACACGAAAAACAGAACTTTGTCAATCTGCATTTCCGTTTTTTACCTTTGCTGTTtggccaaaataataataaaaacatggtCATAAAGGTgactataatttaaaaaatgtctggtACTTTTACACCTAAATATGGGTTTTGACACATactgtaataatatttttattaaaaggctGAATAACAGCTTTTGTCTCAGTGGTTCATATGGAGCTCCACAAGGTTCAAGTTCGGATCCACTTCTGTTCAGTTGATTTCTCCTCTGATGTGTTTGCACGCCTGCAAATTTATCAATTAAAATCTCAATTTAACTGAGAAAGTCAGCATTATGATTAACcatctgtaaattattttaatgacatacaaGTTTGTATTTTAGATATCTATCACAAAAAGAGTTtggccaaacaaaaaataactggtCATAAAGGTAACTAtaactttttcatttacatGCTTGTACTTTAACACCTAAATGTAGGTTTTGACACAtactataattatatttttacaggTTAGATAACAGCTTTTGTCTCAGTTTCATTTGGAGTTCCACAAGACTCAAGTTTGGGTCCTCTGCTCTTCAGTTAATTTCTCCTCTGATGTTTTTGCAGGCCTGAAAATTCATGACTTAAAATctcatttttaaagagaaagcTGACTTATTGTTTCATGATTAACTGATCAGGTGGTTCTGTCTTCTTATGTGGACGCTGATTTAACAggagtaatttaattttttaacctgagtttttatctgttttgctGTGATCCATCCATGACTCAAACTGTTTTATGATCTATCTTTTCTAGTGCTGCTTTAAAAAGTGCTTCTTTTTACGACGGCTCACATGGACAGacttcttcatcctcctcttcctcacagCAGGCAGGAGATGGACACCTTGGTGGTGGCTTCAGGTATGGTGTctggtgagggacatacaacatGTTTCATTTGATCGTCTGTCATCAGTTGAGAAATTCTGGATTTCGAGCcaaatatcaaatcaaatctactttatataaaatgtattaactaTTGCCACTTTTATTGTTGTAAAATCCCTCCAATGTATCTAAACAACagctaacaaaaacaaatacatttagcatcatattttctttaccttttaaTGGGAGTTGGTATTTTGCCTACAGTAAAAATTTAATACTTCCTCcataattttttaatatgctGCAGTTTCTTTATAATATGGAGCCTCATAATGACATTATAATCATGACAGTTCGCcttctgttaaccctttaaacctggagcaaattagcttgaattctttcaaaaacatggaaaaaaggcaatgagaaacaaaaaaagaaattagcaaagactaagtgaaaaaaaaagacaaactaaaaaaacacaaagagattaTCTgggaaaactgctttaaaatgatgaataaaaatgattttgtaacatgattttaaatatgtagctatgattaatatatttttcccagcatttttaaaataattttcttaatttctcagtttcttgcaatttttggaaaggtgcacaagaaaagtaatgtcactccagatttcaaagggttaaagatttttttttttaggaagtcTTAGTTTTTGTCACCTCTGTCCTTCAGTGAGTCGATGTAGGCCTCAATGAACTCCTTCTCTCCGCTGtccttcttcacctcctcctttcTTGGCTGGTtccacctcctcttcttcttatccctcctcttctcttcttccttcttcttcttctctgcgtTCCCTCGGTTGTCGTACAGTCGGATAAATCTGCCAGGAGACATTTGATCAGccagcaaaaacaacacatgatcTGTGTGCTTGATGTCGgcgtgttttggggttttttgtacTTGATGTCGGGGTTTCTGCACAGTTTGGTCGGGATGCAGTTGAGCTCGTCGCCACTGACGACGATCATCCTGAGCGTGGAGATTTGGGTGAGACAGTGAGGGAGGTAGGTCAGGTTGTTCTTGTGGATTAACAGAGTGACCAGCTGCTCCAGCCtgcacacacgaacacacacaaggcattttatatttcatatctaCACACACAATTAGTTTGTCTGAATTTAAGTGCTAATTTGTAGAGCAGATCAAAGCAGACATTTCCAGGAGAACCTCTGGATCATGCTGTTGTAGCTCGGAGCGATCAGATCTCAGGTGACGATGACGTCATCACTTACCTGTCCATGTCCTGCGGCAGGTCGGTCAGACTGTTGTTGCTCATGTCCAACAGCTGCAGGCGGCTCATCCTCAGGGCGCAGATGGGGATCGAGACAAACCTGTTCTCCGCGATGTCCAGGTGAACCAGCTGCTTCAGGCTGCTCAGCTaacacagtgacatcatcatcatcagcacagtgacatcatcatcagcacagtgacatcatcatcaacacagtgacatcatcatcaacacaGTGATGCCTGATCTGAGGACATTAAGACTGACACCACCCTCACGTCTCcgttaaaaaaacactctttctaaggtaacgaaaacccACTGATTCTAATTTTCATCTGATTATACATTAAAGTAAATGCAcagattatattatattcactTTATGacaatatattcccctaaatcccgcacactggacctttaacaatttgaaatgtgCCTCTACGTCAGTTTCTTGTGTTACGTTTGGAGGCCTTTAGTTTGATTTCGTTAGATGAAAGCTTGgcgaaaaaaggcaacaagcaacttggcaagagtcGAACAaattgagagaaagaaagaagaaagaaatttaaaaaaaaaaagatgacaagaagatgaactaaaaaaatgtaaagagagaaaaaacagtaaatattcgaagataattattaaaaaatacttatttcatttatttacattcacatttttagcatttttttccaaaccatttatgttttatgtcattattattatttttattttattgtaaatattttctcttttttagctttttttttgcctttatttgaccaGAAAGCTTAAGCATgcaagtgggagagagagagtatgaCAAACATCACAGTGCTGAGGTCGGAGTCAAACCCACGGTCTCTGCAGCAAGGACGTAGCCTCTTTACGCGGGTCCCTCTAGGTAACTTTCCTGTAGCTTTTTACTAATTGcttgctaatttcttgtgaagttcctcattgcctttcttttgtgtttttgacagagatTAAGCCAATTCCTGCAGGTTTCGAGGGGTTAATGAACTGAGCACTGACACCACCGCAGGCTGTGTCCGTCTCATGTTCTCCGTCTCACCTCAAACGGCAGCTCGAACAGGTTCTGGTTTCCCGTGAGTTCGAGTCTCTCCAGGTTCTCACAGTCTCCGAGTTCTGGAGGGACTTTGCTCAGACGGTTGTAGCTGACGTTTAATTCCCTCAAACCCGTCAGTTTACCTGCCAGCCGAGCAGAGCGTTTGTTCTTCAGCGACACAAATCGATTTAGCACgctgaatgaaaacacattaacttAATGAATCTTATGTTTTGTCCTCACCGATCTCAGGCGGCAGCTCGGCGATGGCGTTTTTGGGGATCTCGAGGACAGAGAGCTGGGTGAACAGAGGCAGGTAGTCAGGCAGCCGGCCAATCTTTGTCCTGCTGATGTGCCACTCCTTCAGGTAGGTCATCCACTGCAGCTCCCTGGGGAAGTCCTGCACACATATCCACTCATTACCTGATGCTCTCTTTCATGTGAACCTTGCAGAACCTGTTAGCTTACCATCCACTGATCTCCGTCCAGCTGGAAGACCAATTTGCTCTGATCCGGATCTTTCTCATCCTGCTGGTCTTTGTGATCCTGTTGCTCAGATTCTAACAgataaacagcaaaataaacaaatacacaagaACCCATTGTTGGAAATAATAGATATGAAACAGCAAGTCattagtgaaaaaaagacacagaacaacACATCTTTggtgaataaaaatataaaacacgcTGTcagcaaataaagaaataaaacaatacattatcagcaaataaagacataaaacatcacatcatcagcaaataaagacataaaacatcacatcatcagcaaataaagacacaaaacatcacatcatcagcaaataaagacacaaaacatcacatcatcagcaaataaaaatataaaacaatacataatGAGCAAATACAGACATAGAACAACACatcatcagcaaaaaaagacaactcaACTTAACTACGCTCAACTCATGAAATTCCATATCTTTGTCAGGTGACCTCTGCGTCAGACACTAATCAACAGAGACTTTGCAGCAGCAGGATAAGCAGACGTGCAGCAGCAGTTTCTAATACAGCAGCGATATTGTTGTATAAAGGACAAGAAAAGTCTGTAAAGGTTGGTGGGAGTGAAGCTGAATCAGTCAAACAAACATCACTGTAtcatgtgtaaaaacaaaagtcagctGAGTTATTAAAATATCAACTCGGTGTAATAGTTTGTGTAGCATACGATGCTAGTGATGTATGTTATATGATGTACGTGACACAATGTGACATGATGGTCTTATTTTGAA from Plectropomus leopardus isolate mb unplaced genomic scaffold, YSFRI_Pleo_2.0 unplaced_scaffold686, whole genome shotgun sequence harbors:
- the LOC121939960 gene encoding leucine-rich repeat-containing protein 2-like, with the protein product MGPGRRLDVPVGDLSLIRGIWEVRVRKYRQRQKKEKERIEKSALPKIDQQWQYRIYCKSLKNTERNLLHHYLERSTLTSKIQPCTESEQQDHKDQQDEKDPDQSKLVFQLDGDQWMDFPRELQWMTYLKEWHISRTKIGRLPDYLPLFTQLSVLEIPKNAIAELPPEIGKLTGLRELNVSYNRLSKVPPELGDCENLERLELTGNQNLFELPFELSSLKQLVHLDIAENRFVSIPICALRMSRLQLLDMSNNSLTDLPQDMDRLEQLVTLLIHKNNLTYLPHCLTQISTLRMIVVSGDELNCIPTKLCRNPDIKFIRLYDNRGNAEKKKKEEEKRRDKKKRRWNQPRKEEVKKDSGEKEFIEAYIDSLKDRDTIPEATTKVSISCLL